The Brasilonema sennae CENA114 genome includes a region encoding these proteins:
- a CDS encoding SgcJ/EcaC family oxidoreductase → MFKFNKQLSALALLTMTSVGETMLTVAKASAQTQSYRTAASTTLQQVAVGPKERDIAALFDKWNAALQTENPDEVVKLYAKDGVLLPTVSNKVRNTHSQMRDYFEHFLKYKPKGTILEQNVRVIDKLFAINSGVYSFNIIKNDKPEKIVARYSFVYRHDGNDWLIVDHHSSAMPE, encoded by the coding sequence ATGTTTAAATTCAACAAACAGCTGAGTGCCTTAGCGCTTTTAACGATGACTTCTGTTGGTGAAACTATGCTAACCGTTGCAAAGGCATCTGCTCAAACTCAATCATATAGAACAGCAGCAAGCACAACTTTACAGCAAGTTGCTGTGGGGCCTAAAGAGCGGGATATCGCCGCGCTCTTTGACAAATGGAATGCTGCTTTGCAAACAGAAAATCCTGATGAAGTAGTGAAGCTCTACGCAAAAGATGGTGTGCTCCTGCCAACGGTATCTAATAAGGTGCGGAACACTCACTCACAAATGAGAGACTACTTCGAGCATTTCCTCAAATACAAGCCTAAAGGTACAATCCTTGAACAAAACGTCCGCGTCATTGACAAGCTGTTCGCCATCAACTCGGGTGTCTACAGCTTCAACATAATCAAGAATGATAAACCTGAAAAAATTGTGGCACGTTACTCGTTCGTCTATCGCCATGATGGCAACGACTGGCTAATCGTTGACCACCATTCCTCTGCTATGCCTGAGTAG
- a CDS encoding 2-isopropylmalate synthase, with translation MSIQPQPDRVIIFDTTLRDGEQSPGATLLVEEKLAIAHQLSLLGVDVIEAGFAVASPGDFEAVKTIAQQVGVLGGPIICSLARAIRQDIQAAAEALQQAAHPRIHTFISTSDIHLKYQLKKSRSEVMAIAQEMVAYAKSFVEDVEFSPMDASRTDPEFLYQILEQVIAAGATTINIPDTVGYCTPKDMAALIQGVQENVPNIDQVILSVHTQNDLGLATANALTAIENGVRQVECTVNGIGERAGNAALEEIVMALQVRKPHFNPYFGRPVDWDAPLTKIKTQEIYKTSCLVSQFTGIVVQPNKAIVGANAFAHESGIHQDGILKHRQTYEIMEAADIGLAENSIILGKHSGRNALRTRLQELGFELSEADFNKAFMRFKEIADKKKEMSDWDLEAIVRDETQIQVDKGFQLEHVQVTCGDCTCPTATITVVTPNGEISTDAAVGTGPVDAVHKAINRLVQIPNQLIEFSVQSVTGGIDALGTVTIRLRYQERIFSGQASDTDIVVAAAYAHMNALNRLYRFLQRETEKSQTSDSAVVHN, from the coding sequence ATGAGCATTCAACCTCAACCAGACCGAGTCATTATCTTTGATACAACACTACGAGATGGTGAACAGTCGCCAGGTGCAACGCTGCTGGTGGAAGAGAAACTGGCGATCGCTCATCAACTGTCTCTCCTAGGGGTTGATGTGATTGAAGCCGGATTTGCCGTAGCCAGTCCCGGAGATTTTGAAGCTGTCAAAACAATAGCTCAACAAGTCGGCGTGTTGGGTGGACCTATTATTTGTTCTTTAGCAAGAGCAATTCGACAAGATATTCAAGCTGCGGCTGAAGCATTGCAACAAGCGGCTCATCCGAGAATTCATACTTTCATTTCAACTTCAGATATTCACTTGAAGTACCAGTTGAAAAAGTCTCGGAGTGAGGTTATGGCGATCGCCCAAGAAATGGTCGCCTATGCCAAGTCTTTTGTAGAGGATGTGGAATTCTCACCGATGGATGCAAGCCGCACTGATCCAGAATTCCTCTACCAAATTTTAGAACAAGTGATTGCCGCAGGTGCAACCACGATCAACATTCCTGATACCGTCGGCTACTGCACACCCAAAGATATGGCAGCTTTGATTCAGGGTGTGCAAGAAAATGTTCCTAATATTGATCAAGTCATTCTTTCAGTTCACACCCAAAACGATTTGGGTTTGGCGACAGCGAACGCTTTGACAGCAATTGAAAATGGTGTGCGTCAAGTAGAATGTACCGTGAATGGAATTGGTGAACGAGCAGGAAATGCAGCGCTGGAAGAGATTGTCATGGCATTGCAAGTTCGCAAACCTCATTTTAATCCATACTTTGGGCGTCCGGTTGATTGGGATGCACCTTTGACAAAGATTAAGACGCAAGAGATATACAAAACCTCTTGCTTGGTTTCGCAATTCACAGGAATTGTGGTTCAACCCAATAAAGCGATCGTCGGCGCAAATGCTTTTGCTCATGAATCTGGAATTCACCAAGATGGAATTCTCAAACATCGCCAGACTTATGAGATTATGGAAGCTGCTGACATCGGTCTTGCTGAAAACAGCATTATTTTGGGTAAGCACTCTGGAAGGAATGCTTTGCGAACTAGACTCCAGGAATTGGGGTTTGAGTTGAGCGAGGCAGATTTCAACAAAGCCTTTATGCGGTTCAAAGAAATTGCTGATAAGAAAAAGGAGATGTCCGATTGGGATTTAGAGGCGATCGTTCGGGATGAAACGCAAATTCAAGTAGACAAAGGCTTTCAACTCGAACACGTCCAAGTCACCTGTGGTGATTGCACCTGTCCTACTGCAACGATTACAGTTGTGACTCCCAACGGAGAAATTTCAACGGATGCAGCAGTGGGAACAGGTCCAGTAGATGCTGTCCATAAAGCCATTAATCGACTTGTGCAGATTCCCAACCAACTGATAGAATTTTCCGTTCAGTCTGTGACTGGTGGAATTGATGCTCTGGGAACAGTTACAATTCGCTTACGATATCAGGAGCGCATTTTCTCTGGACAAGCTTCTGACACTGATATTGTAGTCGCAGCAGCTTACGCTCACATGAATGCACTCAATCGTCTTTATCGATTTTTGCAAAGGGAAACAGAGAAGTCTCAGACTTCAGACTCCGCAGTAGTTCATAACTGA
- a CDS encoding GntR family transcriptional regulator, translated as MNLNDLAANVLQQQRSTPDLIADALREAIVRGIFQEGQSLRQDEIATQFGVSRIPVREALRQLEAEGLVKLHLNRGATVSAISPAEAQEIFEIRSALEVKAIQLAIPKLTASDLEKATVILEQTDQTTDAGILAKLNWEFHETLYEIAQRPRLLTMIKTLHLNVDRYVRLQMSQMDYLERSQKEHYQLLEACQQHDTKAAVRLLKKHIDTAGEQLVTYLQQNIHS; from the coding sequence ATGAACTTAAATGACTTAGCAGCCAATGTGCTGCAACAACAACGCAGTACCCCAGATTTGATTGCAGATGCTTTGCGAGAGGCGATCGTGCGGGGAATTTTTCAAGAGGGACAATCTCTCAGACAGGATGAAATTGCTACTCAATTTGGAGTGAGTCGCATTCCTGTGCGAGAAGCTCTACGTCAGCTTGAAGCCGAAGGATTGGTGAAGCTGCATCTCAATCGTGGAGCAACAGTGTCAGCAATTTCTCCAGCAGAAGCACAAGAAATCTTCGAGATTAGGAGTGCATTGGAGGTAAAAGCAATTCAACTGGCAATTCCCAAGCTAACTGCATCAGATTTAGAAAAAGCCACTGTCATTTTAGAACAGACAGACCAGACAACTGACGCAGGAATACTCGCAAAACTAAACTGGGAATTCCATGAAACGCTTTATGAGATTGCACAACGTCCTCGACTACTGACGATGATTAAAACTCTACACCTAAATGTTGACCGTTATGTCCGTCTTCAGATGAGTCAGATGGATTACTTAGAACGCTCCCAAAAGGAACATTATCAATTATTAGAAGCTTGTCAACAGCACGATACGAAAGCCGCTGTTAGGCTACTCAAAAAACATATTGACACAGCCGGAGAGCAGCTAGTTACATACTTGCAACAGAATATTCATAGTTAA